The window TGGCCTGCGTCAGCGCCTGGGAGAAGAGCACTGTGTTGGCCATGTTCTCGACCCAGTAGCTGTCCATGAGAGACTCATCGCCGGCCGCAATTCGCGCGCCGTCCCGCACGCTGGAGAACCACACTGGGTCATTCTCGGCAGGTTGGAGCACCTGGACGTTGCAAGCACGTAGTGAGGCGAGGTACGGCTCAGCACAGGGCCGCATGTGGTGCGAGTGATAGGCAGTGTCGACCTTGAGCTTCCGGGCGAACTTGTTCTCGCTGTCAAGCGCGGCCTGGGCCTCGTCAATCGCGTCAACGTCGCCTGATAGTGTCACGCTCGACGATGAGTTGCTGGCCGCGACCGCAAGCCGGTTCTCGAAGTCCTCgagctcgaccagctcgcgCGCGTCCTCTAGCGACGTCCCGACAGCCATCATCGCGCCCTTCTTACCCCCCTCACCAGACGCCGCACGCGCGTGTACCCCGCGGTAGTATGCCACTCGAATGGCGTCACTGGCGCTTAGGAACCCTGCTGTGTACGCCGCTGCGATCTCTCCCGACGAGTGACCCACCACGGCCCGGAACGTCACGCCCGCGGCCCGCAACAGGTCCACTAGCACTATCTGCACCGCCGTGCAAAGCGGCTGCGAGATCGCCGCCTCACCCAGCCGGCTCGCGGTCCCAGTCGCCGACAGCTCATCCAGGAGCGACCAGGCAGGCCGGTCGGCTGCCGGCAGCGACGCAAGCGACGCGTCAAGAGCGTTGAGCGTCTGTCGTGCAGAGGCGTAGGCTTCAATGAGCTTGAGACCCATCTGGGGCCACTGGGCACCCTGGCCGGTGAAGACGCCAAGCATAGTGGCCGGCGCAGCCGCGGACTGTACGCCGACGGGTGTATTCTTCTCGCCGGCCTCCTTGAGTGCGGACTCGATGCTTGAAATCAGAGACTCGACGCCCGAGGCGGGGAAGGACGCCTTGGAGGCAAGGGCCGATCGCTTTTGGGTGAGGGTGTAGCGCAAGTCGTCGAGAGCAAGCATGTGGTTCGACTTGAGGAAGTCCACCATCGAACCCAAGCGCGCTTTGAGGGAGCTCTCCGAGTTAGCGGAGAAGACAAACGGAACGAGAGACAGCAAGTCTCCACTCTTCTTGGGTTGGCCGGAGGACGGCTTGCTGGGTTCGTAACTTTCCAGGATGGCGTGGGCATTGCTCCCGCCGAAGCCAAAGCTATTCACCGAGGCGCGGCGGGGGACGCCCTCTGGCAGCTCCGGCCAGGGCTGGGCCTCGTTCAAGATGCGCAAGTGCCGATAAAAAGGCCGGACGGCATCACTGAGGTTGTTAAACAGCAGGTTTGGCGGCAGTGTCTTGTTCTTGATGGCTAGGTACGCTTTCAGGATTCCGGCCAGACCCGCGGTGCCCTCAGTGTGGCCGATGACCGTCTTCGCCGACCCGACGTACAGTGTGTCGCCCCGGCCAGCcgagtcgaagaaggaggtGTCGAGTGCCGAGGCTTCCTGGGGATCGCCAGCCGGCGTGCCCGTTCCGTGCGCCTCGAAGTACTGGCATCGCTCAAGCGGGTTCAGGGGGTCGAGCCCGGCGCGGGCGTACGTGTCACGGATCATAGCCGTCTGCGCCACGCCGCTCGGCATTGTGATGCCCTTGGTGCGGCCGTCCTGGTTAGCGCCCGTCTCGCGGATGATGCACTCGACGTGGTCGCCATCGGCTAGGGCCTGGCTCAGCGTCTTCAGCACGACGGCCgcgacgccgtcgccgcgcGCATAGCCATCGGCGTCGGCGTCCCACATGCGCGACCGCCCCGTGGGCGACAGCATATTCAAGTTGCTCTCCGACACGTAGGGCAGCGGGTCCAGGATTAGGTTGGTGCCGGCCGCGATGGCAACCTTTGAGTGGCCCAACCGGAGTACCTGGACCGCCTGGTGCATGGCAATCAGGCTGGACGAGCAGGCTGTGTCGATGGTCATGCACGCGCCGTGCCAGTCAAAGAAGTACGATACACGGCTCGAGGCATTGCTGGCAGCCACGCCCGTCGCGCCGTACGTGGGGATGTAGTCGAAGTCCcggctggagatggccgagtaGTCGTTGCACATGAGGCCGACGTAAACGGCCGTGTCAGAGCCCTGCAGCTCCTCTATCGTGAGGCCCGCgtcctccatcccctcgtACACCacctcgagcagctggcgATGTTGCGGGTCCATCGGATCCGCCTCGGTCGGATTCGTGTTAAAGAAAGGGGCGTCGAAGTGCTTGACATTCTTATCAGAGAGAAAATAGGACTCCAGCACGTTGGTGCTGCCATGATGTGCTCCCTCCGGATGATAGAAGGCCTCGATGTTGAAGCGATCTTTTGGGATTGAGGTCGCCACGGTGCGCGGGCTGCGCAGAAGCTCCCACAGCTTGGATGGCCGATCCGATTCCCCAGGGAATCGGCACCCGGCACCAACGATGGCGATTGGTTCGTTCAGATAAGCAGACATGTCTAATCAAGGTGGGAATACAAGGAAGGAAGGTAAGGGTATGTATGTCTGACGAATGGGATAAAAAATATGTTGAACGAAGAAAGATACAGCAGGAAGGAGGGTAGGTGGGTAGTCTTCATTTACCCTgctctgatgatgatctaGGTAGGTAGATATAGTCATATCTCCGCGTGCAATAATCCCCGATATCAATCCCCCATTTTCTCTCTAGAACTATTTCTGGAACCCTGATCCGAAACACGGGCTAGGTTTACAACCCCTGCTCGCCTGCACTTATTAGCGGAGAGTAACAACGGGGTTGCCATAACGGTAAGGGCCCGCACTATCCTCAGTGGCTTGGCAATGAGGATGAAGTTATTGCTCCTGAAGGTCCCCGATGAGAATTTGGCCCCGGGGCGGGCAGTCTTGGCATCACTGACAAAGTCGCCGTGCTTAAGGTACGGGGACGTGCATATAAGCATTGGGGCCGCCCGAAAAGTGGGCTCAGCCTCAGCCGCCACGTGGGACTCCCGCGATCCGCTTCGTTGGATCTACTAGTGTCACCCTTACGTGAATACCTTGTTTGCACAAACACACGATAAGGAAAAATCTAAAATAAATCTATATATAGCAGTTTTGCATCGAAAATTACATCGCCGTTGGCTCGGGAACGTCAATTCTGGCAAGCGGAGGATCTACGGCTGACCCGCATATAGATGAAGCGTTTCAGATCGGGTAGCTGACGACTACCAACCTACTTATCCATCCACCTGCCGCCGTTTTTGGATCCCAACGTACGAATAAAATTCTTAGGAACTATAAACATGGCCAACAATCATTGCTGTCAGATTCATCGTTCTCCGAGCTCAAGGGTTGCCTATTTTGTGCTCGAGGCTTACTGCAGCCAAGCTAACGAATCAGCCAGGATGAGGTCCAAATGTCGCCGGCTTGACACGGCCCCCAACTTACACGTTTTCCCAAAGTCGCCGGTCCGGACGAGGCTGCACTGGATCGACTAGAGCATCCAAGCCTCCGGGATAGGGGGCGACCGGTTGCAGTAATTACCAACACAAATGATTTTTTGAAAGCCATATCTCAAAGTTATACGAACCCCGAAACACTAACTTAGGGATCTAGACTATAGACTAATTTTTTGCCCGAAATCTGTTTccggcgcagcagctccatgcCGTCGAGCACCCCCTGCAGCCCCCCCGGCATCGGCTGCAAAGGATGGGTCCTAATCCTGCCCTCGTCCAGCAGTCTCTGTGCTGTCTGGAACAGTCTCACTCCAAACGCCTTGGCATCGGGATCTCCAGGTCTGCCGAACGGCTCTCTCCATCCAATGTCTTTGCCCAACAGCGTGGGGCCTAGCACCCACGCCGGTTCCACGTTGGATCGTGTATGCAGCCAGGATGGATAAGGCTCGAGCGCGGTGTACCGGCCGCCGAGTCGCCCAATGCACTCATAGCAGAACTGCATTGTTTCGATCTCCGAGATGCAGTCCAGGACGTATTTCAGCGAGTTCCGCGTGTGCTTGCggatgtcggcggcggcggtcggCGAGCGGTAGTCAAAGACCGCCTCTGCGCCGAACGACCGCACGAGCTCAAAGTTATGAGGTGAGCACGTCGCGATGGGCCGCAGTCCAGACCTGAGGAGACGCCGTCAGCATTGTGCGCACGATCTCATCTGCATTGACTGGTTGGAACCATTTCCAGGCGAGGGGAGACCCACAACTTCAGCAATTGGATGGCCAATGTGCCCGTCGCCGTGCTGCCTCCGTACACAAGCACGGATCGAGGCGTCTGCGCCGGCTCGTCCGGGTATCCAGGCACGCGCATGATGTGGAAGAGAGCGAGGCCGATGGTCGAGATCCCGCTCCCCAGCGCCGCCCCCTCGGCGAAGCTCATCGCTGGTGGCAGCCGGAGCGTGACGTGATCCGTCGCGCCGACGTATTGTGCGAAGGCGCCCACGCGTGGCGTCAGCGAGTGCATCCCCTGCACCGCACCGCACACGCGGTCCCCCACCGCCAGCGACCCGGCCGGTGTCACGACCCCACGGCCAACCGCCAGAACAGTGCCCGCGAAGTCCATGCCCGCGATCGCGCCCGGCGTACCCAGCGAGCCTGACATCTTAGTGTCGACGGGGTTCAGGCCCACGACGTGGTTCTGCACGAGAATcatgtcgtcggccagcTCTGAGGGGAGCGGGACATCGGAGCAGACGCCGATGTCACCGTTGGGGAGCCCTACGATGGCCGTCTGCAAGCGGGGGAAAGCGTCCATCCCATTATTTTTCCCCCCTCTTTTAGTGTAATGATATTCTGGGCTCTAAGGCGCGTTTGCTGATTCGATAGATGGATCTTTGCTGATGTTTCTGCCGTGTCAAGGGTGTCTGTCTTGAATATATGCACCAGCTTCTTCTAGGAGAGGAAGGCTGAGGAAAATTGCCGTCGGAAGGAGTTCGCATCCTTGCGTTATTCGTAGCCCTCGGTGAGGTGAAGCGGATTTCGCCCCTACACGGGGCTGATACGGGATCTACGACAAGTTGCCGCCCCTATTATATTTAGGAAAGTCGCCGGCTTGCTGAGTGATGGGTCAACCAATCACGGGAGGGTCTATCGTTGAGCATAGCGAGGGGATTCTTAGGCTATGTCCTCTATTGCCAGTTATTTTGCTTGATGTTGTGAATTATAACACGCCTAAAATCTCATTTCTGGTCCCTAAGCGACGTACTCGAAACTGTCGAGATGATGAAAGCTATAGACTGGCAGAGATACGCTGCTGGCGGCACACGCCTCGCTTTGCAGCGGGGGATGTGGGCTTTTCAGAATGTGCTAATCCCATCTCTCATTACCAAATATGTTTTCGCGAATCCCGTCTATGGCTCTAGGCTCCTGGTACTTGCCATTGGCCTTTTCGTGTATCTCATCTGGCGTTGCATGTACACGTTCATTCTATACCCAACATACTTGACGCCCTTCAGGCACCTTCCTACACCCAAGGTATGTGACCTCCCATGACCAGCAGCTCTCTTGCTGACCATGTTAGGGTCGCCGAACATGGCTATGGGGCAACCTGGAGCCTCATTTTGCGGAGCCGGCAGGCATGGCCGCCCGCCGCATCGCCGAGAGCACGCCTAACGACGGCCTGCTCCGCTACTACGGCTTTCTGAGCCAGGAGCGCATCATGTTGACCACGCCCCAGTACTTCAGCGAGGTGCTGGTGCAGAAGGGGTACGAGTATCCCAAGTCGTTCCTACTCAAGTACGCTATCTCACGCGTCACGGGCGAGGGCCTTGGATACACCGAGGGCGACCtgcaccgccgccagcgcaAGAATCTCATGCCCGCTTTCTCGTACCGCCATATCAAGGATCTGTACCCGGCATTCTGGCGGAAGGGCCAAGAGATGGCGGACCGGCTCACCCCATTCGCGGCGTCGGGCGCGCCGGTCACCATCcgcgagtgggccagccgggtGACGCTGGACATCATGGGCGAGACGGGCATGGCGCTCGACTTCGGCTCGCTGCATGATCCAGACAATGCGCTCGTCTCGGTGTACAAGCGGATGCtagcgccgccgccgcccaatTTTCGCTACTTCGCGCAGCTGGGCAACTTCGTGAACCCAGCGCTACTGCAGcggctgccgctgccgcgcAACCGCATGATCGCCGAGGGCGCGGCCTACCTCCGCGGCGTGACGCGCGACATCATCGCGCGGAAGCGGGAGGTACTGGCAGAGGGGAGTGATAACGGCGACGTGGACATCGTGGGCGTCGCACTCCGTAGCGGCGGcttcgacgacgaggacctCGTTAGCCACATGATGACCTTTTTGGCCGCCGGCCATGAGACCACATCCACGGCCTTCCAGTGGCTCATCTGGGTCCTGTGCAAGCATCCAGAGGTGCAGGCGCGCCTGCGTGAGGAGGTCCGCCGTGAACTAGGCGCGTTCttttcctcatcctcttctcctgcatctACTTCTAGCCcagacgccgccgccgtggacgCCCTCCCCTACCTCAAGGCCGTCTGCAACGAAGTCCTGCGGCACCACCCGCCCACGCCCATGACCACCCGCGAGGCTATGTCAGATGGCCGCGTCGGCGACACCTTCGTCCCCCGCGGTACGACTCTGGTCGTCCCCTCCGAGGCCACTAACCACGACCCGACGCTCTGGGGGCCCGACGCCGCAGCGTTCAACCCGGACCGCTGGATGGCGCCGGGGCAGGCCAACAGCGGTGGTGCCCGCAGCAACTACGCTATGATGACATTCATCCACGGGCCGCGCAGCTGCATCGGCGCGAACTTCACGAGGAGCGAGCTCGCGTGCTTGGCTGCAGTGTTCGTGGGCCGCTTTGTCGTCGAGCTAGTGGATCCGGAGCAGCCGCTTGAGTACGACAATTCGGTCACCGTGGCGCCAAAGGGGGGAGTCCAGGTCAAGATCCGGAGTGTGTAACAGATAAAGGACGTGGTCGCGCTTAGGTTTTATGATTAGGTGAGAAATGAGCCATGTTCGGGAATCCACCAGTGTAGTTGGGCATCAATCAAAGATGTATAGACTTGGTGGTATCAATTAATATTAACCAACGCCGGGGAGATTTATCTGTCACCACAAAAGTTTTACGCCTCTACGCCCCTTCCCATCCGCTCTAACAACGCCCCCAAcccttcctctttctctctcacaGCCCCCAAGGTCGCCTCGACCGCCGTCGCCATTTTCCCccattcctcctccgctgCCTCCCCTCTGTCTGCTTCCTGCCTATCGTACCCCATAACGCATCGCCGTACCGCCCGCCGCACCCGCCGTAACATCTGCGCCACGACGTATAGTTGCACGGCCGTGTTCAGGTCGTTCGGGCCCGACACGCGGAAGGATCCGATCGAGAACATTGGGAAGggtacttcttcttcttgttcctGTTCGCGGTGCTGTTGTGGCTGTGGTCGATCATCGTCCTCGTGCTGTTGCCGCGTGTAAGGATCACTGGTCCACGTGGGGGGAGGGCAATGATGCTCCCCGTTGGCAGCGGACGGGGCGGCTagcgaggaggaccaggGACTCGTGCGCCGTGAGGTGGAAGCGGTGCTGCTGCCAGTGGAAGCAGTAGCTGGAGTGAAGGACGAGGGCAGCGAGGCCGAAGAAGAGCTAAAAGGCGAGGAACTGGTGCAACTTGGATCCGCGGAGGCGATACGTTTCCCACGACCACCGTCAcgtccgccgccgctgtTGATGCCGCTGCTGTGGGACCTATCACTCCTCtcgtgcagcagcagcagccgctgaCTGGCGCTCAGCAGGCCAGCGTACACGTCTAGCAGACGCAGGTAGCAGCTTAGGACCTGCAGCGCGGTCGCGATGTCCAGCGGCGCGCCGGCTGGGGACAGTGACGGCGCGAGGCAACACAGCAGGTCGACAAGGGTGTGCGTCGCGCCGAAGACCTCATCGTAGCGGGTCACGGCGCCCCTTGGCCGGGGCTGATGCGGTAGCGAAGGGGACTGAGGCGGGCCGGCCGTGGCGGGGGCAGCGTCGGGTCGGGGGTCATGGAGCTTCGCGAGGGACTGATACAGGTCTATTTGAAGAATGGAGAGCTGGTGCAGGGCCTGTCCGTGGCGCTCATCGGAAAGGGCACAGGTAGGGGGGAAAGGCTCGTTGATGTCGTTGTCGGCGGAGTCGGTCATGCATACGTTGGATGATGAAGCCGGATGGACGCAGGCCGGAACAGTGGGCTCGGTCATCATTGTCTCGAGGCCCGGGAAGGCGGAGCCTGGAGGGGCGCTGCCCTTCGAAGACGGAAGGTGAAACATATCCATGTCGTCGTTGCCGAAGCCGGATGCTGCTAAGCTGAGGAACGGCTCCGCAGGATTGATATTCAAGCCTAGGACTGCTTTAATGAGCCTGACTACACTCAAAGCTGCACTCGCATGCGGCATGTATGGGAAAGTAAAGGGGAGGGGACGTACTCTGTGAGTTCGGGGGATGGTGGCCGAACGCTAGGTTCTGGGTCTTTAGATCGTAGTATGCCGACCCGCTGGAGGTCGGGAAGCCACTGAGTAGTGTCCGCTCCGACGGTGATGAGAAGGCCATCATTGGGCCCTCCTGAAAGGCCGGGTGCATTGGCGGCCTTGATACGTCCAATGCTGTTTGTCTATCCTCAGAGACAGCCGAGGACCGTTCGTAGTTCGTCCCATAGCGGTCTGGCATGGCTGCCCTCCGCGCTCGATGCGTAGACTCGGcgcgcgaggaagaagcaacTAGACTGGCAGAGTGAGCTCGCCCAGACTCATTCTTCCTTGGTCGACCCATCCGGAGCGGGGCACTGTAGGTACACTGGATCTGCAGGCGGAGACACCGTTTGCAATCGACTGACCCGAGATCCCGCTGGCAGGCCTGTTTGAGATAGCGGCACTTGTCGCACGTCGATCGGGTCGGCGGCTTCTGGGCATCGGTTGCTGCCATGGTAGGACACACTGTAGAGTGTGAAGCCAGAAGTGGTCCTGGCTCAGCGCTCGGCCAAGCAGGAGGGCTAACTTGGCAGACAGGAGGCTGGGAGTGCTCCAACCCTCTCCGCCCTGAGCGGGAGTTGCAATCCATCGACAATTCATCAGAAACAAGGGTGCCTTGTCCGTGGCTGACGGGATGAGTTGTTTTTTTTGGGGCGGAGAAGGCGTGCGACCCCTTTATGCGGGCCGTTAATCGAGCGGTTCTCGTTCAAGCTGAGACTCACGCCAAACTATGCTCGTGGAATCCCCACAAGAGATGCCAAGCGAGGCTGCATGACCGAGTCAGCTGAAACTGGGGCCGAGTCCAGTGCTTGTCCAAGTAAGCGTGTGTACCAGCAAGTGGGTGGACCATCTAACCAATCGATTTACATACTAGACCACCCCTGCCGAGCATTTTGGTGATTCAGCCTGCGAATAGGGGGAGACGGTGGATGGTCGAAATGAGCAAGTTGCTGCGTGGGGGCAAGATCGTCTTGGGGGCCACCTGAGCCTCCTAGAATATTGGCTCGAATGAATTACTAGCTTCAACTTGGATTAGTACATTACTTTGGCTTGAGAATCTTGGTAATCTGATTGGCATGAGGACGCTAGTTTGGAGATCCTGTAGGACGCTGGTCGTAGATTATACTCTCGTGGCGTTTCGAAGGAAGTACGCTAAGCACAAGGCGACCTCGGATGCCGGGGGGAAGGAAGATCGGCCACGTGACATATAGAGCCCTATAAAGATGCTTGAtaggaaagaagagaacaaaGTGGCCAAGAAATGGGTTGCAACATAGACCAGCAACGTATCCTCCAACCCTAAATAGCAAGAACCGAGCAGTCGAAAATGGTGTCGTCCTAACGCGAGACCCTGAATCCCCTAATTTTCACATCTACTCAACCACATGATCCTACGTCCCGCCTCACCGAGAATTTGTACGACGTGTACATGGTGTACAGCCGGTCCGCACCCCAGATTGTTTCCGCCTCGCGTTGCCATTCTGGGTGGCTGATCGCGTCCGTCCAGTCCTGCATTTGCAGCGAGATGGCCGCGTGAGACGGGATGTCGCCTTCGCCCTGCGAGCGTTTTCGCTTGAGTGCGCCTGTTTCTCAACCAAGAGCGCATCAGCCTTTCATTTTCACTATGTTTCTAACACACGAGAGACTCACCTTCGGGCTGCTCCCAGGTCACAGTGTGCAGCGCCTCCTGATTCGTGTACAGGTCGAGTTTGATGCCAGAGTGGTTGTTGGCCAGTGTCGCTACAGGCGCTGCGTGCATGTCCCACGGCTGCCGGCGATTGACCAGGAAGGTGTCGTCAAGGGGCTCGGAGGGCGCGCGCGGCCGCGACCAGTAGTCAAAGGTCGAATTTGGGGGGTTGCCCTTGATGTCGCCGGTCGGGATGCCGTGCTCATCCGCATCAAGCCGCATCCCCGAAAAAGGCAGGTGCAGCGAGTGGTCGCGGAGCCGGGTCGAGGACTCCTCGGCGGGGtcggaggacgaggagggaCTGAGAAAGCCGCCGAGGTTCCAGAAGACTTGTTGGCTTAAACTGATGGGGAAAGCGGCCACTAGGGGCGTGACGCCGTATGCGATGCGCCATTCATAGGGAGTCAAGGTGTGGGTGAGGCTAAACAGGGTGTCCCGTCAGACATCCCCCAATTCGAGAGAATCATTTGACTAACCTTGCCGCTGCCCGCCCAGGGAACCCATTGTTGCCGCGGTCGAAAACGACAAACGTGATGCTGTTCTTCGTTTTCGCCGCCGGATAAAGCGTCATCTGTCCCCAGCCTTTGTTACCACCGTGTAGCGTGGATTTCCCATCGCGGTGATTCTTTGAGGGATAGTGATTCTGTCCGTTGAGCTCGAACTCGCCATTGCTGATGACACCGGCATATCTGCCAATTGCACCATTCAGCGTGTGCGGACCCGGGTATGTCTCGTACAGCGACGAGTTGTCGAAGCCCAGCACCACGTCCAGCTCCCGGCAGTTGGTGTCGTTGATCCAGAGGTTCGCGAGCGCGCCACCCTTCCGTACGAAGGCAAGTCGGATGCCTTCGGACTCGATGATATATTTGCCGGACGCGTCTGGCGGGAGCAACGCGCCCATGATGGAGAATGGATTGATACCATCGCCTCCGAGGATCGAGAGGAAGACCTTCTTGAGGATTGTGCCGCCGAACATCGAGATTTCAGAAGCGTTGTGATGGTTGGAAGGAAGACACCAATGAGCCAGGCCTCTTTTGCTGTTTCTCTTCCGAGCTGCCCTACGCTCCTAGGTTAGCGTCACGATGGCCCCTGCTGGTATGGTATATTTAGCCGTCCTCGGTGGGGTCCGCATAGTGGAGCCCGCGGGCCGCTTACCCACGTGGCGGATACGGCGACTTTAACCATAAATAGAATAAGAGGACTAGGATCGACGTGGCGCGGCGACTTTGGGATATGACAAGGTTTCATAAACTGCAGTCAGCTTGCAAGCTGCAGTGGGCATCCACTACGTTCGTACCAATGGTTGTAGCAACGAGGATGAATGGATGAATTGATTCTAGACGTAGTCTCTCCCGATACTATCGATCAATGATCCTCCTTCAAGTACGTCGCCATGAACCTCTCCAGCATATGCTCCTCCACTGTGAGGACCTTCTCTCCGTCCCGGACCTCCCCGTCGAGAGGCGCTAGCTTCGCGTCGACGTTACCGTTAAAGAAGAATGGCAGACTGTAGCGGTGGATGTCGCCCGTGGGCGCTACTACACGGTGGACGGTGCTCTTATACTCGCCCCGTGTCCAGCGCTGCAGCATGTCGCCGATGTTCACGACGTAGGCATCCGGGTTTGGCTGCACATCGATCCAAGACTCGCCGTGCTGGACCTGCAGCCCGCTGTGCTtgtcctgcagcagcagcgtcAGCGCGCCGAAGTCCGTGTGCGAGCCCGAGCCCAGGCCCGGTCCAGAGTTGACGGGCGGGTAATGCTTGGGACTGAGCAGGGCGATGGGTGTTCCGGATAGGAAATGGTCGAAGACATGTGGGCCGTACGGCATAccggcggcgacgatggcgaacATGGTATCGACCACCGGGCGGAGCTCGGCAAGGTAGCGGTCGACTGGCTCgcggaagacggagaaggGCTGGCTAGAAGGCGGCAACCAACGATTAGGACCCATGAAGTGAGGATGGGCCTTTgccatgtcgtcgtcctTTGGCACGTCGACGAGACCGATGTAATATCCCTAGAAGCGGGTTCGTGAATTTTGTGGACTTGTAGATGGACTGCCCCTGACGAACATACCTCTTTGAAGTCTCCTCCCTCGCCCCGTGTCTGCTCCTGCGAGTGCATCAACTCGTAACCTCGACCACACGATCCGGGCTGCGATCGGTCGACTGTCTGCTTTGTCTCAAGCGGGAGTTCAAAGAAAGACGCGGCACCGTGGAGCACgtcttcttgcgcttggcgaGACACGCCATGCCCGACTATCTGGAAGAAGCCGTACGTGGTGCACGCAGCGCGCACAGCCTCGATAACTTTTTGGGCCTCGGCCGAGGAAGGGTCCCTTCGAAAAGGTGCGATGTCGATGGTGGGGATGGAGAGTGTCATCTTTGTTCTAGTCGGTCTCTGCGATCGTGTCGGGACTGCGCGGCGTGATATTTTACAAGTAGATATTTTACAGACACACGTTGCAAGGCTAGTTCTCCGCGTGCGATCCATAATCCATGAAATCTGGGGTCGGTTTCACACCGGAGTTGGTTAACCCCGGCGGCGACATTTCCAAATTCGCCGTGTCTGCATCCGAAACCCGTTCGGTGATCGTCTTGCAACTAAGTTGCATGGGTATTTTCGGAATTCCGCCCCTCCGCCCATGTCTGAAAGA of the Penicillium psychrofluorescens genome assembly, chromosome: 1 genome contains:
- a CDS encoding uncharacterized protein (ID:PFLUO_000765-T1.cds;~source:funannotate); translated protein: MDAFPRLQTAIVGLPNGDIGVCSDVPLPSELADDMILVQNHVVGLNPVDTKMSGSLGTPGAIAGMDFAGTVLAVGRGVVTPAGSLAVGDRVCGAVQGMHSLTPRVGAFAQYVGATDHVTLRLPPAMSFAEGAALGSGISTIGLALFHIMRVPGYPDEPAQTPRSVLVYGGSTATGTLAIQLLKLSGLRPIATCSPHNFELVRSFGAEAVFDYRSPTAAADIRKHTRNSLKYVLDCISEIETMQFCYECIGRLGGRYTALEPYPSWLHTRSNVEPAWVLGPTLLGKDIGWREPFGRPGDPDAKAFGVRLFQTAQRLLDEGRIRTHPLQPMPGGLQGVLDGMELLRRKQISGKKLVYSLDP
- a CDS encoding uncharacterized protein (ID:PFLUO_000766-T1.cds;~source:funannotate); the encoded protein is MYTHLPTPKGRRTWLWGNLEPHFAEPAGMAARRIAESTPNDGLLRYYGFLSQERIMLTTPQYFSEVLVQKGYEYPKSFLLKYAISRVTGEGLGYTEGDLHRRQRKNLMPAFSYRHIKDLYPAFWRKGQEMADRLTPFAASGAPVTIREWASRVTLDIMGETGMALDFGSLHDPDNALVSVYKRMLAPPPPNFRYFAQLGNFVNPALLQRLPLPRNRMIAEGAAYLRGVTRDIIARKREVLAEGSDNGDVDIVGVALRSGGFDDEDLVSHMMTFLAAGHETTSTAFQWLIWVLCKHPEVQARLREEVRRELGAFFSSSSSPASTSSPDAAAVDALPYLKAVCNEVLRHHPPTPMTTREAMSDGRVGDTFVPRGTTLVVPSEATNHDPTLWGPDAAAFNPDRWMAPGQANSGGARSNYAMMTFIHGPRSCIGANFTRSELACLAAVFVGRFVVELVDPEQPLEYDNSVTVAPKGGVQVKIRSV
- a CDS encoding uncharacterized protein (ID:PFLUO_000767-T1.cds;~source:funannotate), producing MAATDAQKPPTRSTCDKCRYLKQACQRDLGSVDCKRCLRLQIQCTYSAPLRMGRPRKNESGRAHSASLVASSSRAESTHRARRAAMPDRYGTNYERSSAVSEDRQTALDVSRPPMHPAFQEGPMMAFSSPSERTLLSGFPTSSGSAYYDLKTQNLAFGHHPPNSQTLSVVRLIKAVLGLNINPAEPFLSLAASGFGNDDMDMFHLPSSKGSAPPGSAFPGLETMMTEPTVPACVHPASSSNVCMTDSADNDINEPFPPTCALSDERHGQALHQLSILQIDLYQSLAKLHDPRPDAAPATAGPPQSPSLPHQPRPRGAVTRYDEVFGATHTLVDLLCCLAPSLSPAGAPLDIATALQVLSCYLRLLDVYAGLLSASQRLLLLHERSDRSHSSGINSGGGRDGGRGKRIASADPSCTSSSPFSSSSASLPSSFTPATASTGSSTASTSRRTSPWSSSLAAPSAANGEHHCPPPTWTSDPYTRQQHEDDDRPQPQQHREQEQEEEVPFPMFSIGSFRVSGPNDLNTAVQLYVVAQMLRRVRRAVRRCVMGYDRQEADRGEAAEEEWGKMATAVEATLGAVREKEEGLGALLERMGRGVEA
- a CDS encoding uncharacterized protein (ID:PFLUO_000768-T1.cds;~source:funannotate), with amino-acid sequence MFGGTILKKVFLSILGGDGINPFSIMGALLPPDASGKYIIESEGIRLAFVRKGGALANLWINDTNCRELDVVLGFDNSSLYETYPGPHTLNGAIGRYAGVISNGEFELNGQNHYPSKNHRDGKSTLHGGNKGWGQMTLYPAAKTKNSITFVVFDRGNNGFPGRAAASLTHTLTPYEWRIAYGVTPLVAAFPISLSQQVFWNLGGFLSPSSSSDPAEESSTRLRDHSLHLPFSGMRLDADEHGIPTGDIKGNPPNSTFDYWSRPRAPSEPLDDTFLVNRRQPWDMHAAPVATLANNHSGIKLDLYTNQEALHTVTWEQPEGALKRKRSQGEGDIPSHAAISLQMQDWTDAISHPEWQREAETIWGADRLYTMYTSYKFSVRRDVGSCG
- a CDS encoding uncharacterized protein (ID:PFLUO_000769-T1.cds;~source:funannotate); the protein is MTLSIPTIDIAPFRRDPSSAEAQKVIEAVRAACTTYGFFQIVGHGVSRQAQEDVLHGAASFFELPLETKQTVDRSQPGSCGRGYELMHSQEQTRGEGGDFKEGYYIGLVDVPKDDDMAKAHPHFMGPNRWLPPSSQPFSVFREPVDRYLAELRPVVDTMFAIVAAGMPYGPHVFDHFLSGTPIALLSPKHYPPVNSGPGLGSGSHTDFGALTLLLQDKHSGLQVQHGESWIDVQPNPDAYVVNIGDMLQRWTRGEYKSTVHRVVAPTGDIHRYSLPFFFNGNVDAKLAPLDGEVRDGEKVLTVEEHMLERFMATYLKEDH